One window of Pseudomonas sp. FP198 genomic DNA carries:
- a CDS encoding ATP-binding protein, producing the protein MDPYRNPFAPGAGSRPPELAGRDLILEAARVACGRALNGRSARSIMLLGLRGTGKTVLLNEIGRIAREEGLLVSKVESPERESLARLLYPEMRKVMRALSSVDAAKQIANRGLKGLRSFASIFKIDVGGIEIGIEPEPGLADSGNLQYDLPDLFTVIGEAAQAAGKGWILLIDEVQYLTEADLSALIVSIHRMSQEGLPVLLVGAGLPQVARLAGEAKSYAERLFLYPEVGALDQPSATQAVQKPILEEEASIHAAALDSIVDRTQGYPFFLQEWASTAWNIAEGPEITLDDVDHSYSETLASLDAGFFRVRIDRLTPSEVQFVKTMSSLGDGPYAIADIAKAMGRSQSSLGPTRANIISKGMIYSTDHGYLNFTVPLFAEFMRRQE; encoded by the coding sequence ATGGATCCCTACCGTAATCCGTTTGCGCCCGGCGCGGGCAGCAGGCCCCCTGAATTGGCGGGACGCGACTTGATTCTTGAGGCAGCAAGAGTTGCCTGTGGACGAGCCCTCAATGGGCGAAGTGCTCGTTCCATCATGCTCCTTGGCTTAAGGGGCACGGGTAAGACGGTCCTGTTGAATGAAATAGGAAGAATTGCGAGGGAGGAAGGCCTTCTCGTTTCCAAGGTAGAGTCGCCAGAACGTGAAAGCCTCGCACGTCTTCTTTATCCTGAAATGCGAAAGGTCATGCGCGCGCTTTCAAGCGTTGATGCCGCCAAGCAAATTGCTAATCGTGGGCTGAAAGGACTCCGTAGCTTTGCATCAATCTTCAAGATCGATGTTGGAGGTATTGAGATTGGTATTGAGCCTGAGCCTGGACTCGCGGATAGCGGAAATCTTCAATACGATCTTCCAGACCTTTTTACTGTAATAGGTGAAGCGGCACAGGCCGCCGGCAAAGGCTGGATTCTTCTCATTGATGAAGTCCAATACCTCACCGAAGCAGATCTATCGGCACTGATTGTCTCTATCCATCGCATGTCGCAAGAAGGGCTTCCGGTTCTGCTGGTCGGTGCAGGTCTTCCGCAAGTTGCTCGGCTGGCGGGTGAGGCGAAGTCATATGCCGAGCGGCTTTTCCTTTACCCCGAGGTGGGGGCGCTTGATCAACCGTCTGCGACTCAAGCCGTTCAAAAGCCGATCTTGGAGGAGGAGGCTTCTATCCACGCTGCAGCGCTGGACAGCATTGTTGATCGGACGCAGGGCTATCCGTTCTTTCTTCAAGAGTGGGCATCCACGGCATGGAACATCGCCGAGGGGCCTGAAATTACGCTTGATGATGTCGACCATTCTTATTCCGAAACATTAGCTTCTCTTGATGCAGGTTTCTTCAGGGTCCGCATTGATCGGCTTACACCTTCTGAAGTGCAGTTTGTGAAGACTATGTCGTCGCTCGGCGACGGCCCTTACGCCATCGCTGATATTGCGAAGGCGATGGGACGTTCTCAATCATCGCTGGGACCGACTCGGGCCAACATCATTTCAAAGGGGATGATCTACAGCACAGATCACGGATATCTGAATTTTACAGTCCCCCTTTTTGCAGAATTCATGCGTCGCCAGGAATGA
- a CDS encoding tetratricopeptide repeat protein — protein sequence MLDSLEKMLAKGVDNSLLRFGLGKGYLDLGEFPRAAEHLQRCVEFDPKYSAAWKLLGKAHQGQGDAAAARQAWEQGLEAARAHGDKQAEKEMTVFLKKLDRHP from the coding sequence ATGCTCGACTCCCTCGAAAAAATGCTCGCCAAGGGCGTGGACAACTCCCTTCTCCGCTTCGGCCTCGGCAAAGGCTACCTCGACCTCGGTGAATTCCCCCGCGCCGCCGAACACCTCCAACGCTGCGTCGAATTCGACCCCAAGTATTCGGCAGCCTGGAAACTATTGGGCAAGGCGCATCAGGGTCAGGGCGATGCGGCGGCCGCCCGCCAAGCTTGGGAACAAGGCCTGGAAGCCGCCCGGGCTCATGGTGACAAGCAGGCGGAAAAGGAAATGACTGTGTTTCTGAAAAAGCTGGATCGCCATCCCTGA
- the trkA gene encoding Trk system potassium transporter TrkA, producing the protein MKIIILGAGQVGGSLAEHLASEANDITVVDTDGERLRDLGDRLDIRTVQGRGSLPTVLRQAGADDADMLVAVTNSDETNMVACQVAHTLFHTPTKIARVREAAYLTRADLFDNEAIPVDVLISPEQVVTNYIKRLIEHPGALQVIDFAEGKAQLVAVKAYYGGPLVGQQLRQLREHMPNVETRVAAIFRRDRPILPQGDTVIEADDEVFFIAAKANIRAVMSEMRRLDENYKRIVIAGGGQIGERLAEAIESRYQVKIIEMNPARCRYLSDTLDSTVVLQGSASDRDLLLEENIADADIFLALTNDDEANIMSSLLAKRLGAKKVMTIINNPAYVDLIQGGDIDIAISPQLATIGTLLAHVRRGDIVSVHSLRRGAAEAIEAIAHGDAKSSKVIGKAIRDIGLPPGTTIGAIIRDEQVLIAHDVTTIQTGDHVILFLVDKKHIRDVEKLFHVGLSFF; encoded by the coding sequence ATGAAAATCATCATCCTCGGTGCAGGGCAAGTCGGCGGTTCGCTGGCAGAACATCTGGCCAGCGAGGCCAACGACATCACCGTGGTCGACACCGACGGCGAGCGCCTGCGCGACCTCGGCGACCGTCTCGACATCCGCACCGTGCAAGGGCGTGGCTCCTTGCCGACGGTGCTGCGCCAGGCCGGTGCCGACGACGCCGACATGCTGGTGGCCGTGACCAACAGCGACGAAACCAACATGGTCGCCTGCCAGGTCGCCCACACGCTGTTCCACACCCCGACCAAAATCGCCCGGGTGCGTGAAGCGGCCTACCTGACTCGCGCCGACCTGTTCGACAACGAAGCGATCCCGGTGGACGTGCTGATCAGCCCCGAGCAGGTGGTGACCAACTACATCAAGCGCCTGATCGAGCATCCCGGCGCGTTGCAGGTGATTGACTTCGCCGAGGGCAAGGCCCAACTGGTGGCGGTCAAGGCTTACTACGGCGGCCCGCTGGTGGGCCAGCAACTACGCCAGTTGCGCGAGCACATGCCGAATGTGGAAACCCGGGTCGCGGCGATTTTCCGCCGTGACCGACCGATCCTGCCCCAGGGCGACACGGTGATCGAAGCGGACGACGAGGTATTTTTCATCGCCGCCAAGGCGAACATTCGTGCAGTCATGAGCGAAATGCGCCGTCTCGACGAGAACTACAAGCGCATCGTCATCGCCGGCGGCGGGCAGATCGGCGAACGTCTGGCCGAAGCCATCGAAAGCCGTTACCAGGTCAAGATCATCGAGATGAACCCGGCACGTTGCCGCTACCTCTCGGACACCCTCGACAGCACCGTGGTGCTGCAAGGTAGTGCGTCGGACCGTGACCTGCTGCTGGAAGAAAACATCGCCGATGCCGACATCTTCCTCGCCCTGACCAACGACGACGAAGCCAACATCATGTCCTCGCTGCTGGCCAAACGCCTGGGCGCGAAAAAGGTCATGACCATCATCAACAACCCGGCCTACGTCGACCTGATCCAGGGCGGTGACATCGACATCGCCATCAGCCCGCAACTGGCAACCATCGGCACCTTGCTCGCCCACGTGCGCCGCGGCGACATCGTCAGCGTCCACTCCCTGCGCCGCGGCGCGGCCGAAGCCATCGAGGCGATCGCCCATGGCGATGCCAAGTCGAGCAAAGTGATCGGCAAAGCCATCCGCGACATCGGCCTGCCGCCGGGCACCACCATCGGCGCGATCATCCGCGACGAACAGGTACTGATCGCCCACGACGTCACCACCATCCAGACCGGCGACCATGTGATCCTGTTCCTGGTGGACAAGAAGCACATTCGTGATGTCGAGAAGCTGTTCCACGTGGGGTTGAGTTTCTTCTGA